The following coding sequences lie in one Cyanobacterium sp. Dongsha4 genomic window:
- a CDS encoding sirohydrochlorin chelatase, producing MQTAIIEQLPRQEQEITLTPLPYQRPLLMIGHGTRDPHGKQIFLEFVETYQKLDTSRPVIPCFLELTEPNIMTGVDYCVEKGYTDISALPILLFAARHNKFDVTNELDRTRLKYPQLTFHYGRHFGINPSIINLWQERLNKLDSKEYNPHQITREDTVLLFVGRGSSDPDANGDVYKLARILWEGSGYKTVETCFIGITHPRLEEGFRRALLYQPKRIIVLPYFLFMGALMKKIFTITQEHQTTYPEIDIKCLPEMGIQPELLQLVREREIETQLGEVKMNCEMCKFRLNALQNNDNHHHHHDHSHHDHSHGHHHHHHDNDPLIDPSAYHERIWQTP from the coding sequence ATGCAAACTGCAATTATCGAACAATTACCCAGACAAGAGCAAGAAATTACCTTAACTCCTTTACCTTATCAACGTCCGCTTCTAATGATTGGTCATGGTACAAGAGATCCTCATGGTAAACAAATCTTTCTCGAATTTGTAGAAACTTATCAAAAATTAGACACATCTCGTCCTGTTATTCCTTGTTTTTTAGAATTAACTGAACCCAATATTATGACAGGAGTTGATTATTGTGTAGAAAAAGGATACACAGATATATCTGCTTTACCAATATTGCTGTTTGCCGCTCGTCATAATAAATTTGATGTTACAAATGAACTCGATCGCACTCGTCTTAAATATCCTCAACTAACTTTCCACTATGGCAGACATTTTGGTATAAATCCTAGCATTATTAATTTGTGGCAAGAGCGTTTAAATAAATTAGACTCAAAGGAATATAACCCTCACCAAATCACCAGAGAAGATACAGTTTTACTATTTGTGGGTAGAGGTTCAAGTGATCCAGATGCCAACGGAGATGTTTATAAATTAGCCCGTATTTTGTGGGAAGGAAGTGGCTACAAAACTGTAGAAACCTGTTTTATTGGCATTACTCACCCTCGTCTGGAAGAAGGTTTCCGTCGTGCCTTACTCTATCAACCGAAGCGTATTATTGTTTTACCCTACTTTCTTTTTATGGGTGCGTTGATGAAAAAAATATTTACTATTACACAAGAGCATCAAACAACCTATCCTGAAATAGACATTAAATGTTTACCAGAAATGGGTATTCAACCAGAATTATTACAATTGGTGAGAGAAAGAGAAATAGAAACCCAATTAGGAGAAGTAAAGATGAATTGTGAAATGTGCAAATTCCGTCTCAATGCTTTACAAAATAACGATAATCACCATCACCACCATGATCATTCTCACCATGATCATTCCCATGGACATCATCACCATCATCATGATAACGATCCCTTAATAGATCCGAGTGCTTATCATGAACGTATTTGGCAAACCCCTTAA
- a CDS encoding chorismate lyase, translating into MILKTENIVTSWHKLENIWQGGEELVKIGLPHSQLAPPWQILLLGDGSPTRHLRLLTSETIKVDIIDMSLVGNSHDNAPADIEKVPGPRLRRQVWLKTASGKRLAYASSWWEASQVDDYLQNRNLPIWESLSSLHTELYRDIQGIYYGHSQALEEGFGEKGAFWGRHYLFWHARKPLTLIYEVFSPYLTKYLGKMNCS; encoded by the coding sequence ATGATTTTGAAAACGGAAAACATCGTAACCTCATGGCATAAATTAGAGAATATTTGGCAAGGAGGAGAGGAATTAGTCAAAATAGGTTTACCTCATAGTCAACTTGCACCCCCATGGCAGATACTTTTATTAGGGGATGGTTCACCCACTCGACACTTAAGACTTTTAACCAGTGAAACCATTAAAGTTGACATCATCGATATGTCATTGGTGGGTAATAGTCATGACAATGCACCTGCCGATATAGAAAAAGTACCAGGTCCTAGGCTCAGACGGCAAGTATGGTTAAAAACTGCTAGTGGTAAGAGATTGGCTTATGCCTCTTCTTGGTGGGAAGCTAGTCAGGTAGATGATTATTTACAAAATCGCAATTTACCTATTTGGGAGAGTTTATCTAGCTTACACACTGAGTTATACCGAGACATTCAGGGGATTTATTATGGTCATAGTCAAGCCTTAGAAGAAGGTTTTGGGGAAAAAGGTGCATTTTGGGGACGACATTATCTTTTTTGGCACGCTAGGAAACCTTTAACTCTAATTTATGAAGTTTTTTCTCCTTATCTTACTAAATATTTGGGTAAAATGAATTGTAGTTGA
- the thrB gene encoding homoserine kinase, whose amino-acid sequence MSNPDSIVVKVPATTANLGAGFDCIGAALEFYNEFAFSLSQDDTTFTVEGEGADKITLDENNLLYQSFLYYYQQLNLTPPKVNISIKINVPLARGLGSSATAIIAGLLGANHFSSQSLTQTELLEMAIALEGHPDNVVPALLGNCILSVGEKGNWHFVPINCHEKIKFIVAIPDFELSTESARKVLPPHLTYSEAVYNIAHLGLLIKALETGNEDWLKEALQDKLHQPYRKSLIKGYDEIYQAVVNAGGYGMVISGAGPTLLALTSEQHQETVTQAMAQTWASLGVNAIVKCLNLNAQGAISE is encoded by the coding sequence ATGAGTAACCCTGATTCTATTGTTGTGAAAGTACCTGCAACCACCGCTAATTTAGGGGCAGGTTTTGACTGTATTGGGGCGGCACTAGAATTTTATAATGAGTTTGCATTTAGTTTGAGTCAAGATGATACAACCTTTACCGTTGAAGGGGAAGGGGCGGATAAAATTACTTTAGATGAAAATAACCTTTTATATCAGTCTTTTCTTTACTATTATCAACAACTTAATTTAACTCCTCCTAAAGTTAACATTTCGATTAAAATTAATGTACCCTTAGCCAGAGGTTTGGGAAGTTCTGCAACAGCTATTATTGCAGGGTTATTAGGGGCAAATCACTTTTCTTCTCAGTCACTAACCCAAACAGAATTACTAGAAATGGCGATCGCACTAGAAGGACATCCCGATAACGTTGTACCAGCCCTTCTTGGTAATTGTATTTTATCTGTAGGAGAAAAAGGAAATTGGCATTTTGTCCCCATTAACTGCCATGAAAAGATTAAATTTATCGTTGCTATTCCCGACTTTGAATTATCTACCGAATCCGCTAGAAAAGTTTTACCCCCCCATTTAACTTATAGTGAAGCTGTTTATAACATAGCTCATCTAGGTTTATTAATTAAAGCCCTAGAGACAGGAAACGAAGATTGGTTGAAAGAAGCACTACAAGACAAACTTCATCAACCCTATCGTAAAAGTTTAATCAAAGGCTATGACGAGATTTATCAAGCAGTTGTCAACGCTGGGGGATATGGTATGGTAATTAGTGGGGCGGGGCCTACTTTACTGGCTCTTACCAGTGAGCAACATCAAGAAACTGTTACTCAGGCTATGGCACAAACTTGGGCTAGTTTGGGAGTAAATGCGATCGTCAAATGCCTTAATTTGAACGCCCAGGGGGCAATTAGTGAATAA
- the panB gene encoding 3-methyl-2-oxobutanoate hydroxymethyltransferase codes for MKVTIQNLQQWKGEKRPIVSLTAWDYAIAQLLDSAGVDLILVGDSLGMVALGHSSTLPVTLEEMIHHTKAVCRGVNRALVVCDLPFLTYQRDVSQAIESAGKIIKETNAGAVKLEGGYPAMINTVTRLTEVGIPVMAHVGLTPQSVRILGYKKQGKTPEQQEKIFHQAIALQEAGAFAIVLEHITADLAQKITKELTIPTIGIGAGNSCDGQVLVTSDLLGLSDKLPPFAKPYANLRETILTSVNYFAEDVRNRRFP; via the coding sequence ATGAAGGTAACAATTCAAAATTTACAACAATGGAAAGGGGAAAAACGCCCTATTGTTTCTTTAACTGCTTGGGATTATGCGATCGCACAATTATTAGATTCAGCAGGAGTTGATTTAATCTTAGTAGGGGACTCACTGGGTATGGTAGCATTAGGTCATTCTAGCACCCTCCCTGTCACCCTAGAAGAAATGATCCATCATACAAAAGCTGTTTGTAGAGGAGTTAATCGGGCTTTAGTGGTATGTGATTTACCCTTTCTAACCTATCAACGAGATGTAAGTCAAGCCATAGAATCCGCAGGAAAAATAATCAAAGAAACCAATGCAGGAGCAGTCAAATTAGAAGGAGGCTATCCTGCCATGATCAATACTGTAACCCGTTTAACAGAAGTTGGCATCCCCGTAATGGCTCATGTGGGCTTAACTCCTCAGTCAGTAAGGATTTTAGGCTATAAAAAACAAGGAAAAACCCCCGAACAACAAGAAAAAATTTTCCATCAAGCCATTGCACTTCAAGAAGCTGGTGCATTTGCCATTGTTTTAGAACACATTACCGCAGACTTAGCCCAAAAGATAACAAAAGAGCTAACCATCCCCACTATTGGAATTGGTGCGGGAAATAGCTGTGATGGACAAGTTTTAGTTACTTCCGACTTACTAGGCTTATCAGATAAACTGCCCCCCTTTGCTAAACCCTACGCCAATTTGAGAGAAACTATCCTAACATCAGTGAACTATTTTGCTGAAGACGTTAGAAATCGGAGGTTTCCTTAA
- the typA gene encoding translational GTPase TypA gives MSLPIRNVAIIAHVDHGKTTLVDALLKQSGIFREGEEIPTCVMDSNDIERERGITILSKNTAVRYKDTLINIVDTPGHADFGGEVERVLGMVDGCILIVDANEGPMPQTRFVLKKALEKGLRPIVVVNKIDRPRAEPDTAVDKVFDLFVELGADDDQCDFTTLYASGLAGFAKANLDDEEVDMQPLFDAILHHVPPPAGDPEKPLQLQVTTLDYSEYLGRIVIGRIHNGTIEAGQQAALMKEDGSMVKARISKLLGFEGLQRVELDKASAGYIVAVAGFSDANIGETITCPNEPQALPLIKVDEPTLRMTFSVNNSPFAGQEGKFVTSRQIRDRLTRELETNVALRVEDGESAEQFIVSGRGELHLGILIENMRREGFEFQVSQPQVIYREVNGQPYEPFEYLVLDVPEEAQGSCIERLGQRKAEMQDMQSSGNGRTQMEFIIPARGLIGFRGDFIRMTKGEGIMNHSFHEYRPLVGELETRYNGVLIAFEEGVSTFYAMKNAEDRGIFFIHPGTKVYKGMIVGESNRAQDVELNVCKTKQLTNHRSATGDELVQLQTPVEMTLERALEYIGPDELVEVTPESIRLRKLPSKKLAKR, from the coding sequence ATGTCTCTCCCCATTCGCAATGTTGCGATTATTGCCCACGTTGACCACGGCAAAACCACTTTAGTTGATGCTTTATTAAAACAGTCTGGTATCTTCCGAGAAGGAGAAGAAATACCCACCTGCGTGATGGATTCCAATGATATTGAAAGAGAAAGAGGAATCACCATCTTATCTAAAAACACCGCAGTACGTTATAAAGATACTTTAATTAATATTGTTGATACCCCTGGCCACGCTGACTTCGGCGGTGAAGTAGAACGAGTTTTAGGGATGGTTGACGGTTGTATCCTCATTGTGGATGCCAATGAAGGACCTATGCCTCAAACCCGCTTTGTACTCAAAAAAGCCCTCGAAAAAGGTTTACGCCCTATTGTTGTCGTTAATAAGATCGATCGCCCCCGTGCTGAACCCGATACTGCTGTCGATAAAGTATTTGACTTATTTGTCGAATTAGGTGCAGATGATGATCAGTGCGATTTTACCACCCTTTACGCTTCTGGTTTAGCAGGATTTGCCAAAGCGAACCTCGATGATGAGGAGGTGGATATGCAACCCTTATTTGATGCGATTTTACACCATGTTCCACCACCAGCAGGAGATCCCGAAAAGCCTTTACAATTACAAGTTACCACCCTCGACTATTCCGAATATTTAGGACGTATTGTCATTGGCAGAATCCATAATGGCACAATTGAAGCAGGACAACAAGCCGCTTTAATGAAAGAAGATGGTAGCATGGTTAAAGCCCGAATTAGCAAATTATTAGGCTTTGAAGGCTTACAAAGAGTTGAATTAGACAAAGCCAGTGCAGGTTATATTGTGGCGGTGGCTGGTTTTTCTGATGCAAATATCGGTGAAACTATCACTTGCCCCAATGAACCTCAAGCCTTACCTTTAATTAAGGTGGATGAACCTACCTTAAGAATGACTTTTTCTGTTAATAACTCTCCTTTTGCAGGGCAAGAAGGTAAATTCGTTACTTCCCGTCAAATCAGAGACAGACTTACCCGTGAGTTAGAAACCAACGTTGCTTTAAGGGTAGAAGATGGGGAATCGGCGGAACAATTCATCGTTTCTGGACGTGGGGAGTTACATTTAGGTATCCTCATCGAAAATATGCGCCGTGAAGGTTTTGAGTTCCAAGTGTCTCAGCCTCAAGTTATTTACCGTGAAGTCAATGGACAACCCTACGAACCCTTTGAATATCTCGTTTTAGACGTACCAGAAGAGGCTCAGGGTAGCTGTATCGAGCGTTTAGGTCAAAGAAAAGCTGAAATGCAAGATATGCAGTCTAGTGGCAATGGACGTACTCAGATGGAATTTATCATTCCTGCAAGAGGTTTAATTGGTTTCCGAGGAGACTTTATCCGTATGACGAAGGGTGAAGGTATAATGAACCATAGTTTCCATGAATATCGTCCTTTAGTGGGTGAGTTAGAAACCCGTTACAATGGTGTTTTAATCGCTTTTGAAGAGGGTGTTTCTACTTTCTACGCCATGAAAAACGCTGAAGACAGAGGTATCTTCTTTATTCATCCGGGTACAAAAGTCTATAAGGGTATGATTGTCGGTGAAAGTAACCGAGCCCAAGATGTAGAGTTAAACGTTTGTAAAACTAAGCAGTTAACCAACCATCGTTCTGCAACAGGGGATGAATTAGTACAGTTGCAAACTCCTGTGGAAATGACTTTAGAAAGAGCATTAGAATACATAGGACCTGATGAGTTAGTAGAGGTTACTCCTGAGTCTATTCGTTTACGCAAGTTACCTAGTAAGAAACTAGCTAAAAGATAA
- a CDS encoding transposase translates to MLVIEAKLYGNQLQYQKLDEMIRTASFVRNSCLRYWMDSEKVGQYDLSRLCKELAGEFEWAKKLNSMARQASAERAWASIKRFYDNCKNPSLKKKGFPKFKKGRSVEYKTSGWQLSQDMTAINFRDGFKAGWFKMRGGFDLNFYQLNQIKRVRVIRRADGYYCQFCIAQQRLENIKPSGNAIGLDVGLSHFYTDSNGKKIDNPRHLRKSEKQLKRRQRQVSKKKKGSNSRKKAIKKLGRKHLKVSRQRKDWLVKLARCVVSSNDVVAYEELTVKNMVKNHCLAKSINDASWRTFFDWLEYYGKIMGKIVYGVNPLYTSQECPNCKAIVKKTLSQRTHICKCGCVMGRDEAGAINILAKALRELSRGGHSQTSSLELVNANGHINLCQLSESLADKLGG, encoded by the coding sequence ATGCTAGTCATAGAAGCCAAATTGTACGGCAACCAACTCCAATACCAAAAATTAGACGAGATGATTCGTACTGCTAGTTTTGTGCGTAATTCTTGTCTTCGCTATTGGATGGACTCTGAAAAAGTTGGACAGTACGATTTGTCAAGACTTTGCAAAGAATTAGCTGGTGAGTTTGAATGGGCAAAGAAACTTAATTCAATGGCTCGTCAAGCATCCGCAGAAAGGGCTTGGGCTTCTATTAAACGATTTTATGATAACTGTAAAAATCCATCTCTTAAGAAAAAAGGGTTTCCTAAATTTAAGAAAGGACGTTCTGTAGAGTATAAAACTTCAGGATGGCAACTATCTCAAGATATGACGGCTATTAACTTTCGGGATGGATTCAAAGCAGGATGGTTTAAAATGCGAGGTGGATTTGACCTAAATTTCTACCAACTTAATCAGATTAAGCGAGTTAGAGTTATTCGCCGTGCTGATGGTTATTATTGTCAATTCTGTATTGCTCAACAAAGGCTTGAGAATATTAAACCTAGTGGGAATGCCATTGGTTTAGATGTGGGGTTATCTCATTTTTATACTGACAGTAATGGGAAAAAAATAGACAATCCAAGACATTTAAGAAAGTCTGAAAAGCAATTAAAGAGACGACAAAGACAAGTTAGCAAAAAGAAAAAAGGGAGTAATTCTCGCAAAAAAGCGATTAAGAAGTTAGGTAGAAAGCATTTAAAAGTATCAAGGCAGCGTAAAGACTGGCTAGTGAAATTAGCTCGGTGCGTAGTGTCATCTAACGATGTCGTAGCCTATGAGGAATTAACTGTAAAGAATATGGTCAAAAATCATTGTTTAGCTAAGTCTATAAACGATGCCTCATGGAGAACTTTCTTTGATTGGCTAGAATACTACGGCAAAATTATGGGCAAAATTGTTTATGGAGTAAATCCACTATATACGAGTCAAGAATGTCCTAACTGTAAAGCCATAGTCAAGAAAACTCTATCCCAAAGAACTCATATTTGCAAATGTGGTTGTGTGATGGGCAGAGATGAAGCAGGGGCAATAAATATCTTAGCAAAAGCATTGAGAGAATTGAGTAGGGGAGGGCATTCCCAAACTTCCAGTCTGGAACTGGTAAACGCTAATGGACACATCAACCTCTGTCAGTTAAGCGAAAGTTTGGCTGATAAGTTGGGTGGTTGA
- a CDS encoding DUF3365 domain-containing protein → MKTLWNMVFGILCVSLIWLSGGNNILRADTLPNDLGKAVTEIENLDEMRSHLASYLESTPDKPTPDTFKQVCQPVGMKMKQLGEENGWQTKQIAKKYRNPNHAPQNLQEVMALAKFEQDENLKGFWQPEIVDGVKGTKYYRRINVESSCLACHGLKNERPSFVQQKYPQDLAYNFHVGDLRGMYSVFIPEDAIEALKDN, encoded by the coding sequence ATGAAAACATTATGGAATATGGTGTTCGGAATTCTTTGTGTTTCTCTAATTTGGTTGAGTGGTGGGAATAATATACTTCGAGCTGATACCCTTCCGAATGATTTGGGAAAGGCAGTGACAGAAATTGAAAATTTGGATGAAATGCGATCGCATCTTGCTAGTTATTTGGAATCAACTCCAGACAAGCCAACTCCAGATACTTTTAAACAAGTGTGTCAACCAGTGGGTATGAAGATGAAACAACTAGGGGAAGAAAATGGTTGGCAAACAAAGCAAATAGCGAAAAAATACCGTAATCCTAACCATGCTCCCCAAAATTTGCAGGAAGTAATGGCATTAGCCAAATTTGAACAAGACGAAAATCTAAAAGGATTTTGGCAACCAGAAATTGTAGATGGAGTCAAAGGCACAAAATATTATCGCCGTATTAACGTAGAATCAAGTTGTTTAGCTTGTCATGGCTTAAAAAATGAACGTCCTAGCTTTGTTCAACAAAAATATCCTCAAGATTTAGCCTATAATTTCCATGTGGGAGATTTAAGAGGTATGTATTCCGTATTTATTCCCGAAGATGCGATCGAGGCTTTAAAAGACAACTAA
- the prs gene encoding ribose-phosphate diphosphokinase, which yields MPIFINDEQIFSFVFPAGESHVRISPEMIKPITVIEAWLYKAEDIMALLLSVDAIRRFCLGVKIHLTIPYFPYARQDRVCNQGEALSVKVMANLINSLRCDRILVLDPHSDVTPALIDNCQVKTQTDIIFDSVLKNILIEDNWALVAPDAGAEKKVLTVAQRLGLRDVFCASKIRDSKTGKITDTTFHDDVKGRKVLIVDDICDGGRTFIELGKLLREKQAETIYLYITHGIFSKGLQVLNPYFDHIYCYHSFLPITEENQDFITVISSHDRHSQPLKEMSN from the coding sequence ATGCCTATTTTTATCAATGATGAGCAGATTTTTTCCTTCGTTTTTCCTGCAGGAGAGTCTCATGTCAGGATTTCCCCCGAAATGATTAAACCCATAACGGTGATAGAGGCATGGTTGTATAAAGCAGAGGATATTATGGCTTTATTACTATCTGTTGATGCGATTCGTCGTTTTTGTTTGGGTGTCAAAATTCATTTAACTATTCCCTATTTTCCCTATGCTAGACAGGATCGAGTTTGTAATCAGGGAGAGGCACTCAGTGTTAAGGTAATGGCAAATTTAATTAATAGTCTCAGGTGCGATCGCATCTTAGTTCTCGATCCCCATTCTGATGTAACCCCTGCTCTAATAGATAACTGTCAAGTCAAAACCCAAACGGATATTATCTTTGATAGTGTTTTAAAAAATATCTTAATTGAAGATAATTGGGCATTAGTTGCTCCTGATGCAGGGGCAGAGAAAAAAGTTTTGACAGTGGCACAACGTTTAGGATTAAGAGATGTTTTCTGTGCTAGTAAAATTCGTGACTCAAAAACTGGAAAAATAACGGATACCACTTTTCATGATGACGTTAAAGGGAGGAAAGTCTTGATAGTGGACGATATTTGTGACGGCGGTAGAACTTTCATTGAATTGGGTAAATTATTACGAGAAAAACAAGCAGAAACGATTTATTTATATATCACTCACGGTATTTTCTCAAAAGGCTTACAAGTTTTAAATCCCTATTTTGATCATATCTATTGCTATCACTCTTTTTTACCCATAACAGAAGAAAATCAAGATTTTATAACAGTTATATCATCCCATGACAGACACTCCCAACCATTGAAAGAAATGAGCAATTAG
- a CDS encoding serine/threonine-protein kinase: MQNSHYRIVGLAGEGQFGKVYAAIHRQTGELVALKELNPFKFSTKKFLREIRILLSLDHPNIIRCYGVEHYQGKRCLVTEYCDGGTLRDLLATSNRINIEYKLKIIIDILEGLSHAHKEGIIHRDLKPENILLSVTSQGWKAKISDFGVAKIEAEDAIANISNMGDTGSPAYMAPEQFYGKYSYGSDIYSVGIILYELITGFRPFSGTPSEIMFAHLNKQPKFPKNLSHNLRLILREALQKLPQHRFRTASEMKAQILQCVLDLENKDIGFYEEIRKKPLYLELIQEELNEKENIICLKTQGNLLYQTSAKKVTVKTFNFHHQKINFCFKNNYLFSENIIDLKVVNNGCVVVTKDGKERDIYKLHLCQDKKRSLINIKSNYFHYGIASNCRWFAVTKTEENEQGFQIIKTRDLSPVTPLINDFIPSEIIILDSCHGIVIYTQNEIDKNRTYFRLFNRRGVWYDTYTVFLPLRRIVYHSRHSKTLLAGERKTNNLILLKFYPFSVKRIPLHFYPDFYYPMTTGFICASTSGNVALLDLEGNLLGLSHFQHNIRAIAPLNEDTIITITGDNSEQKQLIYRLKNIKNNKVIPINFS, encoded by the coding sequence GTGCAAAATTCACACTACAGAATAGTTGGTTTGGCAGGAGAAGGACAATTTGGGAAAGTCTATGCCGCTATACATCGTCAAACAGGAGAATTAGTGGCGCTGAAAGAATTAAATCCTTTCAAATTTTCTACAAAAAAATTCTTAAGAGAAATCCGCATTTTACTGAGTTTAGATCATCCTAACATTATTCGTTGTTATGGGGTAGAGCATTATCAAGGTAAAAGGTGCTTAGTAACAGAATATTGCGATGGAGGCACTTTAAGAGATTTACTCGCTACAAGTAATAGGATAAATATTGAGTATAAACTCAAAATCATTATCGATATATTAGAAGGTTTAAGCCATGCCCACAAAGAGGGAATCATTCATCGAGATTTAAAGCCAGAAAATATTTTACTCTCTGTTACTTCTCAGGGATGGAAAGCTAAAATTTCCGATTTTGGTGTCGCTAAAATTGAAGCTGAAGATGCGATCGCAAATATTAGTAATATGGGTGATACTGGTTCTCCTGCTTATATGGCACCAGAGCAATTTTATGGTAAATATTCCTATGGCTCAGATATTTATTCTGTGGGTATTATTTTATATGAGTTAATTACGGGATTTCGTCCTTTTTCTGGCACTCCTTCGGAGATAATGTTTGCCCATTTAAACAAACAACCCAAATTTCCCAAAAATTTATCTCACAATTTGCGTTTAATTTTAAGAGAAGCCTTGCAAAAATTACCTCAACATCGTTTTCGCACTGCCTCAGAAATGAAAGCACAAATTTTACAATGTGTTTTGGATTTGGAAAATAAAGATATTGGTTTTTATGAAGAAATTAGAAAAAAACCCCTTTATTTAGAATTAATACAAGAAGAATTAAATGAGAAAGAAAACATTATTTGTTTAAAAACTCAAGGCAATTTACTATATCAAACCAGTGCAAAAAAAGTAACAGTTAAAACCTTTAATTTCCACCATCAAAAAATTAATTTTTGCTTTAAAAATAACTATCTTTTTTCTGAAAATATTATTGATTTGAAAGTAGTTAATAATGGTTGTGTTGTTGTTACCAAAGATGGAAAAGAAAGAGATATATATAAACTCCACTTATGTCAGGATAAAAAAAGAAGTTTAATTAATATAAAAAGCAATTATTTTCACTATGGAATAGCTAGTAATTGTCGTTGGTTTGCGGTGACTAAAACAGAAGAAAATGAGCAGGGTTTTCAAATTATCAAAACACGAGATTTATCCCCTGTCACCCCTTTAATCAATGATTTTATCCCCTCAGAAATTATTATTCTTGATTCTTGTCATGGAATTGTTATTTATACTCAAAATGAAATTGATAAAAACCGAACTTATTTTAGATTATTTAACCGTCGAGGAGTTTGGTATGATACTTATACCGTATTTTTACCCTTAAGAAGAATCGTTTACCATTCCCGACATTCTAAAACTTTATTAGCTGGAGAAAGAAAAACAAATAACTTAATTTTGCTTAAGTTTTATCCCTTTTCTGTTAAACGTATTCCTCTTCATTTTTATCCAGATTTTTATTATCCCATGACCACTGGTTTTATTTGTGCTAGTACTTCAGGAAATGTTGCTTTATTAGATTTGGAGGGAAATTTATTAGGTTTATCTCATTTTCAACATAATATAAGAGCGATCGCACCTTTAAATGAAGATACCATTATTACTATTACTGGGGATAATAGTGAACAAAAACAACTAATTTACCGCCTTAAAAACATTAAAAATAACAAAGTTATTCCCATTAATTTCTCCTAG
- a CDS encoding ribonucleotide-diphosphate reductase subunit beta, protein MPLTPIFNPQGDDRIENRTIWFGNTTNLMQLNDVRYSWAIGLYQQMRENFWIPQKLDITQDVTDYWNLTNDERRAFEGILSYLTFLDSVQTCNIPHLKSSITAPEISLCMAEQISQEGMHNHAYQYMIETIIPSEKRDKVYDFWRTDKVLAGRCEFIAQMYQKYIDNPTEENYFIALLADYLLESLYFYNGFIYFYNLAARMLMPGSADIFKMINRDELSHVRLYQRLIPEAMRSFPHSLDQIYEMFDTAVQHECRWTNHIVGDNILGITQSSTERYTKYLANIRLRAIGLDPLYTDPQYSKSPYTHLEKFSDTKKDGNTKANFFESSVTSYVMSSGVAGWEEI, encoded by the coding sequence ATGCCCCTAACGCCGATTTTTAACCCCCAAGGAGATGATCGCATCGAAAACAGAACTATTTGGTTCGGTAACACTACAAACTTGATGCAACTTAATGATGTACGCTACTCATGGGCGATTGGACTTTATCAACAGATGCGGGAGAATTTTTGGATTCCCCAGAAATTAGATATTACACAAGATGTTACAGATTATTGGAATTTAACTAATGATGAGCGTCGCGCCTTTGAGGGTATTTTATCATATTTAACCTTTTTAGACTCTGTTCAAACCTGCAATATACCTCATTTAAAAAGTTCAATTACTGCCCCTGAAATCAGTTTATGTATGGCAGAACAAATTTCTCAGGAAGGGATGCACAATCACGCTTATCAATACATGATTGAAACCATTATCCCTAGTGAAAAGAGAGATAAAGTATATGATTTTTGGCGTACAGATAAAGTATTAGCAGGGAGATGTGAATTCATTGCCCAGATGTATCAAAAATATATTGATAATCCAACGGAAGAAAATTATTTTATTGCCTTGTTAGCCGATTATTTATTAGAAAGTCTCTATTTCTATAACGGCTTTATTTACTTTTATAATCTCGCCGCTAGAATGTTGATGCCTGGTAGTGCAGATATATTCAAAATGATTAATCGTGATGAATTATCCCACGTTAGATTGTACCAAAGATTGATTCCTGAAGCGATGCGATCTTTTCCTCATTCTCTTGATCAAATTTATGAAATGTTTGATACTGCGGTACAGCACGAATGTCGTTGGACGAACCACATTGTAGGGGATAATATACTAGGAATAACCCAGTCAAGCACAGAACGTTATACAAAATATTTAGCAAATATTAGACTAAGAGCGATCGGGCTTGATCCCCTTTATACAGATCCTCAGTATAGCAAAAGTCCTTACACCCATTTAGAAAAATTCTCTGACACGAAAAAAGACGGTAATACTAAAGCCAATTTCTTTGAATCTAGTGTTACTAGCTATGTGATGTCTTCTGGAGTTGCTGGTTGGGAAGAAATTTAA